The region ACCACCAGCGTGGGGTAGATCGCGTTGGGCAGGATGTGCCGAAAGAGGATCTGGAGGTGCCCAGCCCCGGCGGCGCGTGCCGCGAGCACGTAGTCCCGCTCCTTTACCGAGAGGATGTCCCCCCGGATGAGCCGGGCATAGCTCATCCACCCGAACACGATCAACGCGATCATGGCGGTGAAGAGGCCGCGGCCGATCATGGGTTGCAACACCGCGGCCATGGTCATCGCCGCCACCAAAAATGGGAACGCCATGAAGATGTCCGTGACCCGCATGATGATCTCGTCCACCCACCGGCCGAAATAGGCCGCGAAGGAACCGACGATGAGCCCGATCATGACGCAAGCGCCGGTGATGTACAGGCCTACCTGGAATGCGGTCCGCGTCCCCCACACGACCCCATAGTAGATGTCGTACTGGCCCTCGGTGGTCCCGAACGGGCGGACCTGGGATAGCGGGGCCTGCCCGGTCACGACCAGCCAGATCCCGGTGAAGGGGTTGGCGACGCCGGGGGGCTTGGGGGTGGGGCTAAACCCGAATTGGGCGATGCGGTACGGCTCGCGGGGACGCGGCGGGGGGGCCAGCCACGGCGCGGCGA is a window of Candidatus Acetothermia bacterium DNA encoding:
- a CDS encoding ABC transporter permease, whose amino-acid sequence is MKTINRLLKNPLSLTGLLLLLFFIGVAIAAPWLAPPPRPREPYRIAQFGFSPTPKPPGVANPFTGIWLVVTGQAPLSQVRPFGTTEGQYDIYYGVVWGTRTAFQVGLYITGACVMIGLIVGSFAAYFGRWVDEIIMRVTDIFMAFPFLVAAMTMAAVLQPMIGRGLFTAMIALIVFGWMSYARLIRGDILSVKERDYVLAARAAGAGHLQILFRHILPNAIYPTLVVASMDIGSYVISFSALSFLGLGAEVGYADWGQMLSFARNWLPRLNEYWWIVLYPSLAMLLFVLAWN